In Phyllostomus discolor isolate MPI-MPIP mPhyDis1 chromosome 3, mPhyDis1.pri.v3, whole genome shotgun sequence, a single genomic region encodes these proteins:
- the DNASE1 gene encoding deoxyribonuclease-1, with amino-acid sequence MQGARLTGVLLTLAGVLHTALPLRVAAFNIQSFGETKMSNATLSSYIVQILSRYDIVLVQEVRDLHLTAVGKLLDRLNQDNPNTYHYVVSEPLGRNSYKERYLFLFRPDQVTVLDSYQYDDGCESCGNDTFSREPAVVKFSSPLTEVKEFAIIPLHAAPLDAVAEINALYDVYLDVRQKWDMEDVMLMGDFNAGCSYVTPSHWASIRLRTIPTFQWLIPDTADTTVTPTHCAYDRIVVTGTLLQRAVVPSSAAPFDFQAAYGLSNQTAQAISDHYPVEVTLKRA; translated from the exons ATGCAGGGTGCCAGGCTGACGGGGGTGCTGCTCACCCTCGCTGGCGTGCTGcacacagccctgcccctcagaGTAGCCGCCTTCAACATCCAGTCTTTCGGGGAGACCAAGATGTCCAATGCCACCCTGTCCAGCTACATCGTGCAG ATCCTGAGCCGCTATGACATCGTCCTGGTCCAGGAGGTCAGAGACCTACACCTGACGGCCGTGGGGAAGCTGCTGGACAGACTCAATCA AGACAACCCCAACACCTACCACTACGTAGTCAGTGAGCCGCTGGGCCGCAACAGCTATAAGGAGCGCTACCTCTTCTTGTTCAG ACCTGACCAGGTGACGGTGCTCGACTCCTACCAGTACGACGATGGCTGTGAGTCCTGCGGGAACGACACCTTCAGCCGAGAGCCAGCAGTTGTCAAGTTCTCCTCCCCACTCACCG AGGTCAAGGAGTTTGCCATCATCCCCCTGCATGCGGCCCCGCTGGATGCAGTGGCCGAGATCAACGCTCTCTACGATGTCTACCTGGATGTCCGCCAGAAGTGGGACATGGAG GATGTCATGTTGATGGGTGATTTCAACGCGGGCTGCAGCTACGTGACCCCTTCGCACTGGGCATCCATCCGCCTGCGCACAATCCCTACCTTCCAATGGCTGATTCCTGACACTGCTGACACCACAGTCACGCCCACGCACTGTGCCTACGACAG GATTGTGGTTACTGGAACTCTGCTCCAACGTGCCGTTGTGCCCTCCTCAGCTGCTCCTTTTGACTTCCAAGCTGCATATGGACTCAGCAACCAGACT GCCCAAGCCATCAGCGACCATTACCCAGTGGAGGTGACACTGAAGAGGGCCTGA